A single Pseudodesulfovibrio aespoeensis Aspo-2 DNA region contains:
- a CDS encoding phage tail protein, whose translation MSDWFKDNLLGLLPPLYEHNDEAGDLRTFLSLPAGTLDELKQAIDDFPTIFDVDHCDERFLPLLARLVGLEVDGTCSPDCQRRRVREAVEIYRRKGTIPAIERDFDALGWQGELQETFRSALRLNARSRLSSAKLPGLVFSLGVFRVLCLNQTEGLRDALVFHHPAGTRCFWFQFLLEWIEGGAMLDFGHANAVRRIVLAFLDETFVLGRSSLGSCRHLTNKQRAWELLQLTSTMEMLPEIDRAAVKVSRFHGRQNRMRLNHKALNDWRLPYTRVGEDRVSFCTPIYTGRDFEGDVLESGFGLGESHLNRKPLTHGQTALRYCFRQKDFFFDTQAEPVERAEAKYDLRLPLESRHRLCFQLGRARLNDGLDLTANQGGISNLLLASTAGCDADVTLAVDRIDRWRRRGPVFRLNANTLNTRYLSNANLTGERASLEVYVDTGSLQRHRVETMKLGASPLNTTGLRLSVDRTRPMRVSRMRLNQAGFRWSRPSYRWLFRQQDLHEPTQAGFEAATNNYRATQWPT comes from the coding sequence ATGTCGGATTGGTTCAAGGACAATCTGCTCGGCCTGCTGCCGCCGCTTTACGAGCACAACGACGAGGCCGGTGACCTGCGTACATTTCTGAGCCTTCCCGCCGGGACGCTGGACGAGCTCAAGCAGGCCATCGACGACTTCCCGACCATTTTCGATGTCGATCACTGCGACGAGCGCTTCCTGCCGCTGCTGGCGAGACTGGTCGGCCTCGAAGTGGACGGCACCTGTTCGCCGGACTGCCAACGCCGCCGCGTGCGGGAGGCGGTCGAAATCTATCGCCGCAAGGGCACCATTCCGGCCATCGAACGCGACTTCGACGCGCTCGGTTGGCAGGGGGAACTCCAGGAAACCTTCCGCTCGGCGCTGCGTCTCAATGCCCGCTCCCGACTCAGCAGCGCCAAACTACCCGGGCTGGTGTTCAGCCTCGGCGTGTTTCGCGTGCTGTGTCTCAACCAGACCGAGGGGCTGCGCGACGCTCTGGTATTTCACCACCCGGCGGGCACGCGCTGTTTCTGGTTCCAGTTCCTCCTGGAATGGATCGAAGGCGGCGCAATGCTCGACTTCGGGCACGCCAACGCCGTGCGCCGGATCGTGCTGGCGTTTCTCGACGAGACCTTCGTCCTTGGCCGCTCCTCGCTCGGTTCCTGCCGTCACCTGACCAACAAGCAGAGGGCCTGGGAGCTGCTGCAGCTCACCAGTACCATGGAAATGCTCCCGGAAATCGACCGGGCCGCCGTGAAGGTCTCCCGTTTTCACGGCCGCCAGAACCGGATGCGCCTGAACCACAAGGCCCTCAACGACTGGCGGCTGCCGTACACCCGTGTCGGCGAGGATCGGGTTTCCTTCTGCACGCCCATCTACACCGGCCGCGACTTCGAAGGGGATGTGCTGGAAAGCGGCTTCGGGCTGGGCGAGAGCCATCTCAACCGCAAGCCGCTGACCCATGGCCAAACCGCGCTGCGCTACTGCTTTCGGCAGAAGGACTTCTTTTTCGACACGCAAGCGGAACCGGTCGAACGGGCGGAGGCCAAGTACGACCTGCGCCTGCCGCTGGAATCTCGTCACCGCCTCTGCTTCCAGCTTGGCCGTGCCAGGCTCAACGACGGTCTCGATCTCACCGCCAACCAGGGCGGCATCAGCAATCTGCTGCTCGCCTCCACCGCTGGCTGCGACGCGGACGTCACCCTGGCCGTCGACCGGATCGACCGATGGCGGCGGAGAGGGCCTGTGTTCCGGCTCAATGCGAACACCCTGAACACCCGGTATCTGAGCAATGCGAATCTGACCGGCGAACGGGCCTCGCTTGAAGTCTATGTGGACACGGGCTCTCTCCAGCGCCATCGGGTCGAGACCATGAAGCTGGGCGCGAGCCCGCTCAACACCACCGGCCTGCGCCTCTCCGTTGATCGGACCCGCCCGATGCGCGTCAGCCGCATGCGCCTCAACCAGGCCGGATTCCGTTGGTCGCGGCCGTCCTACCGTTGGCTGTTCCGTCAGCAGGACCTTCACGAGCCCACGCAGGCCGGGTTCGAGGCCGCCACCAATAACTATCGCGCCACCCAGTGGCCCACCTGA
- a CDS encoding DUF4815 domain-containing protein, giving the protein MSISRETFDPTKNYKRIRYHQDRDLLDSELNEQQDIINLERRKIADILFKEGSIIMGLEVSAAANVLTLAPGVVYIDGHLEQVSGATLTYDPATTSGADYVYVELLKYNYGYTQDPALINPATGEPTAEREKWVLSLKATDTSGQTLPNNVAERRVIPIYKFDRESGDVTPTVQEKSNLYLRDLLGTLPGSRITVSSITEDQLSFAAAEGLNSLIQNLAERTFDQAGSYLVRGFDTFIGGVDDDSVEAITNAGRAYIQGFRHQRDLPTSTLVPKSIATKSVRGEQKTFDINKRRYPVNSTPLKETTQVEAIVEITRNVTRGSVGGGEDLLDPNPVVDILEVSQGATIFQEGVDWQQSGNHVDWLGSGNEPAIGTTYTVRWTYTKQMVKGTDYVDSGWFGQANHPAAGNYFYLVTAYNATGETAFNAAAVVARATTAGEMNKLSWLPVSGATGYRVYRAATNGARTDYKRLMELGSEALSYVDDGVEEIGTASPPSTNTAGLTMSPVQLELGNLNVINFGRGSLGDQPVNGSNCSLDYDYYLGRRDIVYATTTEIKRLEGAPADFPKLPIVPENALGLCSIDCPPNSIDMEIRNFGLTRITMDQIHDIIQDVEDLKYNDAQYQMNNELQNRDAQTKKGIYSDDFSNTAQSDIYHAEWDARVNEIARFVAPDRIPHSTVLSVDQAGSNASFFGSLALLPGNETVLVEQNDWSEERNINPYAVFDKPPAMLQITPNLGRRGQTGIAVTGINFTPSKSGIVLRCDGQVMASNLISDEAGRVSASFTIPTNARNGNRIVEMADGVYSARASLQINDPLVITRIERIIENRIIRVPVVQVVWRTQTIFVPRDPLAQTFSFTQNQVISSIGLQFTARDPSIPVTVQIRGVTTGLPNGVVFAEKVLAPNEISLSGETRIRFDDPFYAEANTSYSVVLLTNSTNYKVRTATLGKMGRWGIITRQTYMEGVLLESSNAETWTPLNGSDLAMKIYGYNFQSEGMIRFQPITGVQFSDINLDEYSAIPQGTGLDWEYSTDGGVTWDAMVPAEEERLPNLATRVQIRVRLSSSLSNDTPAINFRDVNLVGYLNKTTGAYLTRENELTQGVESTKAYVQMQIPSGTTLQWFASNDGGLTWEAMTIQDTRPIDENWTEYTLVRTFTDNTGNKVRYKAEMTGTPLIYPRIHSLGATLS; this is encoded by the coding sequence ATGAGCATCTCACGCGAGACATTCGACCCGACCAAGAACTACAAGCGCATCCGCTACCATCAGGATCGCGACCTGCTGGATTCCGAACTCAACGAGCAGCAGGACATCATCAACCTGGAGCGGCGCAAGATCGCCGACATCCTTTTCAAGGAAGGCTCCATCATCATGGGCCTCGAGGTCAGCGCGGCCGCCAACGTCCTGACCCTGGCCCCGGGCGTGGTCTACATCGACGGCCATCTGGAACAGGTGAGCGGCGCGACCCTGACCTATGACCCGGCCACCACCAGCGGGGCAGATTACGTTTACGTGGAGCTGCTGAAGTACAACTACGGCTACACCCAGGACCCGGCCTTGATCAATCCGGCCACCGGCGAGCCCACCGCCGAGCGGGAAAAATGGGTTCTCTCTCTCAAGGCGACGGATACCAGCGGCCAGACGCTGCCCAACAACGTGGCCGAGCGCCGGGTGATCCCGATTTACAAGTTCGACCGCGAGAGCGGAGACGTCACGCCCACGGTGCAGGAGAAGTCCAACCTCTACCTACGTGATCTGCTGGGCACGCTGCCGGGTAGCCGGATCACCGTCTCCTCGATCACCGAGGACCAGCTCTCATTCGCCGCCGCCGAGGGTCTCAACTCACTGATTCAGAACCTGGCCGAGCGCACCTTCGACCAGGCAGGAAGCTACCTGGTGCGGGGATTCGACACCTTTATCGGCGGGGTCGATGACGACAGTGTGGAGGCGATCACCAACGCCGGACGCGCCTACATCCAGGGCTTCCGGCATCAGCGCGATCTACCCACCTCGACCCTGGTGCCCAAATCCATCGCCACCAAATCGGTGCGCGGCGAGCAGAAGACCTTCGACATCAACAAGCGCCGCTATCCGGTCAACTCCACGCCGCTCAAGGAGACGACCCAGGTGGAGGCCATCGTCGAGATTACCCGCAACGTCACTCGTGGCTCGGTGGGCGGCGGCGAAGACCTGCTCGACCCCAATCCGGTAGTGGACATCCTCGAGGTCAGCCAGGGAGCGACCATCTTCCAAGAGGGCGTGGACTGGCAGCAGTCGGGCAACCATGTCGACTGGCTCGGCTCCGGTAACGAACCGGCCATCGGCACCACCTACACGGTGCGCTGGACCTACACCAAGCAGATGGTCAAGGGCACCGACTACGTGGACAGCGGCTGGTTCGGACAGGCCAACCATCCGGCGGCCGGAAACTATTTCTATCTGGTGACCGCCTACAACGCCACCGGCGAGACGGCCTTCAACGCCGCTGCGGTCGTTGCCCGGGCCACCACCGCCGGGGAGATGAACAAGCTCTCTTGGCTACCGGTCAGCGGCGCGACCGGCTATCGCGTCTACCGGGCCGCCACCAACGGCGCACGCACCGACTACAAGCGACTGATGGAACTGGGCAGCGAGGCGCTCTCCTACGTCGACGACGGCGTCGAGGAGATCGGCACCGCTTCGCCTCCGTCCACCAACACGGCCGGACTCACCATGTCGCCGGTGCAGCTCGAGCTGGGCAACCTCAATGTGATCAACTTCGGGCGCGGCAGCCTCGGCGACCAGCCGGTGAACGGTTCCAACTGCAGCCTGGACTACGACTATTACCTTGGCCGTCGCGACATCGTTTACGCCACCACCACCGAGATCAAGCGGCTGGAAGGGGCTCCGGCCGATTTCCCGAAGCTGCCCATCGTGCCAGAAAACGCCCTGGGGCTGTGCAGCATCGACTGCCCCCCCAACTCCATCGACATGGAGATCCGCAACTTCGGCCTGACCCGCATCACCATGGACCAGATCCACGACATCATTCAGGACGTCGAGGACCTGAAGTACAACGACGCCCAGTACCAGATGAACAACGAGCTGCAGAACCGGGACGCCCAGACCAAGAAAGGCATCTACTCGGACGACTTCTCGAACACCGCCCAGTCGGACATCTACCACGCCGAATGGGACGCCCGGGTCAACGAGATCGCCCGTTTCGTCGCGCCGGACCGCATTCCGCACTCCACCGTGCTCTCGGTCGATCAGGCGGGCAGCAACGCGAGCTTCTTCGGCAGCCTGGCGCTGCTGCCGGGCAACGAGACCGTGCTGGTGGAGCAGAACGACTGGTCCGAGGAGCGCAACATCAACCCCTACGCCGTGTTCGACAAGCCCCCGGCCATGCTGCAGATCACGCCCAACCTCGGGCGGCGCGGCCAGACCGGCATTGCCGTCACCGGTATCAACTTCACCCCGAGCAAGTCCGGCATCGTGCTGCGCTGCGACGGCCAAGTGATGGCCAGCAACCTGATCAGCGACGAGGCCGGTCGGGTCAGCGCCTCCTTCACCATTCCGACCAACGCCCGCAACGGCAACCGCATCGTGGAGATGGCCGACGGCGTCTACTCGGCCCGGGCCAGCCTGCAGATCAACGATCCGCTGGTCATCACCCGCATCGAGCGCATCATCGAAAACCGCATCATCCGCGTGCCCGTGGTGCAGGTGGTCTGGCGCACCCAGACCATCTTCGTGCCCCGCGATCCGCTGGCCCAGACCTTCAGCTTCACCCAAAACCAGGTGATCTCCAGCATCGGACTGCAGTTCACCGCCAGGGACCCGAGCATCCCGGTCACGGTGCAAATTCGCGGCGTCACCACCGGTCTGCCCAACGGCGTGGTGTTCGCCGAGAAGGTGCTGGCCCCGAACGAAATCAGCCTGAGCGGCGAGACCCGCATTCGCTTCGACGACCCGTTCTACGCCGAGGCCAACACCAGCTATTCCGTGGTGCTGCTGACCAACAGCACTAATTACAAGGTCCGCACCGCCACCCTCGGCAAGATGGGCCGCTGGGGCATCATCACCCGGCAGACCTACATGGAAGGCGTGCTGCTGGAGAGCTCCAACGCCGAAACCTGGACGCCGCTCAACGGCTCCGACCTGGCGATGAAGATCTACGGCTACAACTTTCAATCCGAGGGCATGATCCGCTTCCAGCCGATCACCGGCGTGCAGTTCTCCGACATCAACCTCGACGAGTACTCGGCCATCCCCCAGGGCACCGGCCTCGACTGGGAATACTCCACCGACGGCGGCGTGACCTGGGACGCCATGGTTCCCGCAGAGGAGGAGCGGCTGCCCAACCTCGCCACCCGGGTCCAGATCCGCGTGCGCCTGAGCAGCTCGCTTTCCAACGACACCCCGGCCATCAACTTCCGCGACGTCAACCTGGTGGGCTACCTCAACAAGACCACCGGGGCATACCTGACCCGCGAGAACGAGCTGACCCAGGGCGTGGAATCGACCAAGGCCTATGTGCAGATGCAAATCCCCAGCGGCACCACCCTGCAATGGTTCGCCAGCAACGACGGCGGCCTGACCTGGGAGGCGATGACCATCCAGGACACCCGGCCCATCGACGAGAACTGGACCGAGTACACCCTGGTGCGCACCTTCACCGACAACACCGGCAACAAGGTCCGCTACAAGGCTGAGATGACCGGCACGCCGCTGATCTACCCGCGCATCCATTCGCTGGGCGCGACCCTGAGCTAA
- a CDS encoding baseplate J/gp47 family protein, translating into MGRASIGYINKDYESIRQELLAKIPQLTDRWTDFNHSDLGVVLLDLFCGVGDMLAYYLDAQAAEAFLPTARQRQNVINLCKLIGYRLDSPVASTTTLRFRLSAPLGKDLTIPAGTACRALLSDGEADFETVEDGLIPRGVLSVDIPARQGVRRTETFTSTGLPFQRIRLTGDVIAQGTITVTVGDDAWSEVDHFQDSLADSRHFMADLDALDISTLIFGDGQSGAVPAQGSAITVSYLQTIGDQGNLGPNRISQLLSPVYLDGGQVSLTVTNPVPATGGASREALEHARRQAPAELRSLWKAVTLEDYQALAEGYPGVAKAKVLDTNACQNIRYYNVQLAIAPNGGGMPSALLKRDLAEFLERRKVITVEINLFDPIYRPVSIDAEVYIWPGEPLENVRSRIEAALTDFFSFDEVSFGQTIHFSDLVALIDGVRGVSHMHLYAPQQDIELRHGEIPVLGTVNLDLRRAG; encoded by the coding sequence ATGGGCCGCGCAAGCATCGGATACATCAACAAGGATTATGAATCGATCCGCCAGGAGCTGCTGGCGAAGATCCCGCAGCTCACCGACCGCTGGACCGATTTCAATCACTCCGATCTCGGCGTCGTCCTGCTCGATCTGTTCTGCGGCGTGGGCGACATGCTGGCCTATTACCTGGACGCCCAGGCGGCGGAGGCCTTTCTGCCCACGGCCCGCCAGCGGCAGAACGTCATCAACCTCTGCAAGCTCATCGGCTACCGGTTGGACTCGCCGGTGGCCTCCACCACCACGCTGCGTTTTCGGCTCTCCGCCCCGCTTGGCAAGGACCTGACCATTCCGGCGGGGACGGCCTGCCGCGCCTTGCTTAGTGACGGCGAGGCGGATTTCGAGACGGTCGAGGACGGCCTGATCCCGCGAGGCGTGCTCTCGGTGGACATCCCGGCCCGTCAAGGCGTGCGCCGCACCGAGACCTTCACATCGACGGGGCTGCCATTCCAGCGCATCCGCCTGACCGGCGACGTCATCGCCCAGGGCACCATCACCGTTACGGTGGGGGACGACGCATGGAGCGAGGTCGATCATTTTCAGGACAGCTTGGCCGACAGCCGCCATTTCATGGCCGACCTGGATGCGCTCGACATCTCTACCCTGATTTTCGGCGACGGGCAAAGCGGCGCTGTACCCGCTCAGGGAAGCGCCATCACCGTCAGCTATCTGCAGACCATCGGTGACCAGGGCAATCTCGGTCCGAACCGGATCTCCCAACTGCTGAGCCCGGTCTACCTCGACGGCGGCCAGGTCTCCCTGACCGTCACCAATCCTGTTCCCGCCACCGGCGGCGCTTCGCGGGAAGCCCTCGAACACGCCCGTCGACAGGCACCGGCGGAGCTGCGCAGTCTCTGGAAGGCCGTCACCCTGGAGGATTACCAGGCCCTCGCCGAGGGTTACCCCGGCGTCGCCAAGGCCAAGGTGCTCGACACCAATGCCTGTCAGAACATTCGCTATTACAACGTCCAACTGGCCATCGCCCCCAACGGCGGCGGAATGCCCTCGGCGCTGCTCAAGCGGGACCTCGCGGAGTTTCTCGAGCGCCGCAAGGTCATCACGGTTGAGATCAATCTGTTCGATCCGATCTACCGCCCCGTTTCCATCGACGCCGAGGTCTACATCTGGCCCGGTGAACCGCTGGAAAACGTGCGCAGCCGCATCGAAGCAGCGCTCACCGATTTCTTTTCCTTCGACGAGGTCTCCTTCGGTCAGACCATTCACTTCTCCGACCTGGTGGCCCTGATCGATGGCGTGCGTGGCGTCAGCCACATGCATCTCTACGCGCCCCAGCAGGACATCGAGCTGCGCCACGGCGAAATCCCGGTTCTCGGCACCGTCAACCTCGATCTGCGGAGGGCCGGTTGA